One window of Hypanus sabinus isolate sHypSab1 chromosome 10, sHypSab1.hap1, whole genome shotgun sequence genomic DNA carries:
- the LOC132401151 gene encoding zinc finger protein 229-like, with product MPFTCSDCGKGFSFSSNLQRHQRVHTGERPFTCSDCGKRFTRQSHLQSHQSVHTGEKPFTCSECGKGFTQSNELLRHQSVHTGEWLFTCSDCGKGFNSLSALHRHQSVHAGKGLFTCSDCGKGFNSLSALHRHQSVHTGKGLFTCSDCGKGFSRLSELKIHQRVHTGERPFNCSDCGKRFARSSLLYRHQRIHTGERPFTCSVCGKGFARSSHLKRHESTHSVKKPFTCSDCGKGFSQSSDLLTHQSVHTGEWLFTCSDCGKGFISSSQLKTHQRVHTGEKPFTCSDCGKGFAQLSTLQAHRRLHSGEKPFTCSDCGKQFTQITRLQTHLRVHTGERPFSCSECGKGFSRFSELKIHQRVHTGERPFTCSDCGKRFTSSSLLYRHQRVHTGERPFTCSVCGKGFARTSHLQRHESTHSVKKPFTCSDCGKGFSESSDLLTHQSVHTGE from the coding sequence aTGCCGTttacttgctcagactgtggaaagggattctcTTTCTCATCCAACTTACaaagacatcagcgagttcacactggggagaggccattcacctgctcagactgtgggaagcgattcactagACAATCTCACCTGCAgtcacatcagtcagttcacaccggggagaaaccattcacctgttcagaatgtgggaagggattcactcagtcaaatGAGCTTctcagacaccagtcagttcacactggggagtggttGTTCACTTGCTCAGATTGCGGGAAAGGATTCAATTCGTTATCTGCTCTTcacagacaccagtcagttcacgctGGGAAGGggttgttcacctgctcagattgtgggaaaggattcaattCGTTATCTGCCCTTcacagacaccagtcagttcacactgggaagggattgttcacttgctcagattgtgggaaaggattctctCGGTTATCTGAACTGaaaatacatcagcgagttcacactggggagaggccattcaactgctcagactgtgggaagcgattcgcTAGGTCATCTCTCCTGTAcagacatcagcgaattcacactggggagaggccattcacctgctccgtgtgtgggaAAGGGTTTGCTCGCTCATCCCACCTAAAGAGACATGAATCAACTCACAGTGTGaagaaaccattcacctgctcagactgtggaaagggattttcCCAATCATCagacctactgacacaccagtcagttcacacgggAGAGTggttgttcacctgctcagattgtgggaaaggattcatctcgtcatctcaactgaaaacacatcagcgagttcacactggggagaagccgttcacctgctcagactgtgggaagggattcgctcagttATCCACCCTACAGGCACACCGGCGACTTCActctggggagaaaccattcacctgctcagactgtggtaagCAATTCACTCAGATAACCAGGCTGCAGAcacacctgcgagttcacactggtgagaggccgttctcctgctctgaatgtggaaaAGGATTCAGTCGGTTTTCTGAACTGaaaatacatcagcgagttcacactggggagaggccattcacctgctcagactgtgggaagcgattcactagTTCATCTCTCCTGtacagacaccagcgagttcacactggggagagaccattcacctgctccgtgtgtgggaAAGGGTTTGCTCGaacatcccacctacagagacatgaGTCAACTCACAGTGTGaagaaaccattcacctgct